A window of Candidatus Nitrospira allomarina genomic DNA:
AAACGATTGGTCGTCCGGTGGGAAGAAATTTTAGATCGCGTCCCGATTGTACGTGGTATTTATGCCACATTGAAGTCGATGATGGACATCTTATCATTCAAACAACGGGAAAAATATAACAAAGTGGTGATGATTCAATTTCCAAAAGAGGGAAACTATTGTTTGTCGTTTGTTACGGGGGAAACCAGAAAGGAAATTCAGAATCTGGCTCCGGAGCCTCTGGTCCATGTGTTTGTCCCCACATCTCCGAATCCAACCTCTGGCTATTTTCTCCTGGTTCCCGAGAGTGAAATTATTCCTGTGGATATGGGAGTTGAGGAAGCCATGAAGCTGATTGTTTCAGGAGGGTTCTATTCTCCTCCGGATAAATCCTCTAGCATTGAAATTGCAAAAAAACGGGATAGAATGACTCTCAAGGACTCACCAAAAGTACAAACCCCATGAGAAGAGACATTTAACAAAGGGTATGACAGGCATAATGAGTGGTAAAAATAGCACTGCCGCCATGATTCTGGCTGCGGGACAAGGAACCCGGATGAAATCGGCTTTGCCCAAAGTCTTGCATCGTGTGGCCGGTCGTCCCATGCTGTGGTATGCCGCGAACTTAGCTAGGCAAGTGACCACCCAGACCGTTGCCATTGTGGTTGGCCACGGATCGGAAAAGGTCCAGGCCTATCTCGAACAAGAAAAGGCTAATTTTGAGCCGTTTGAAGTGGTGATCCAGGAGAAACAATTGGGGACGGGGCATGCCGTTCAACAGGCGTATCCAGTCTGTACCAGGAACGACGCCAAGCAGGCCGACCAATTCTTAATTCTCAATGGCGATTCCCCCTTATTAACGCAGGCCACTTTGACTTCTCTGGTTGATTATCATCAATCTGAAAAAGCCGGCCTGACAATCTTAACGACGGTCATTCCGGAATCACATGGATACGGGCGGGTGGTTCGCGGGCCATCCGGCGAAATCCGACGTGTTGTCGAGGATCAAGATTGCTCAGCAGAAGAACGAAGTATTCCGGAAATTAATGTTGGAACGTATGTCGTGGATGGCAACTTCCTTGGAAAGGCACTGAGCCAATTGCGTCCGCAAAATGCCCAAGGGGAATATTACATCACCGATATTATTGGAATGGCTGTCCAGCAAGGCCTGAAAGTTGTGGCATGGATAACCAATGATCATTTGGAGACGACTGGGATTAACACAAGAGAACAACTGGCTTTAGCCGAAAAAGAAATGCGACGACGAATTTGCCAGCGTCTCATGTTGTCAGGTGTCACCATGCTGGATCCGGAGCGTGTGATCATTGACGATGGAGTCGAGGTCGGAAGGGACACCAGCCTGTATCCCGGAGTCATTCTTGAAGGCCGGACCGTCATTGGAGCCAATTGCGTTATTCACGGGAATTCGAGGCTGAACAATTGCCGGGTCGGCAATAATGTCCTCATTCAGGATTCGTGCGTCTTGCTGGAAGCCAAAATAGAAGAGGGTGCGGTCATCGGACCCTTTGCGCATTTGCGTCCGGGGAGCCATATTCATCGAAAAGGCAAGGTTGGTAATTTTGTGGAATTGAAACAGACGGAAGTGGGAGAAGGGTCTAAGGTCAATCATTTGAGTTATCTCGGAGATACCATGATTGGCAGGAATGTGAATATCGGCGCCGGGACCATTACCTGCAACTACGATGGATTTCGAAAGGCACGGACACAGATTGAGGACAATGTCTTTATTGGGAGTGATGTGCAATTAATTGCCCCGGTGACGATAGGGGAAGGGGCGTTGATTGCGGCAGGGACCACCGTCACGAAAAATGTTCCGCCCAATGCATTGGGCATTTCTCGAGTCGCGCAAGTCAATAAAGAAGGTACGGCGGCGAAACGGCGAGAAATTCTGGCTTCTTCCTCAGAAAAGGAACATGGTGACCCGGCAGAGCCGTCATTCCGACCGAACCCTCAGGAACAAAAAGGCCCTGTCTAGTGGCCAATTTGATGAACGAAGACGAGCGAAATCTGGCCTGGCTCATGTGTTTTCATCCAGGCTGATCGATACCATCCCGATCTTTCCAATACCATTTGGAAAAAATGATGCGGTGTAAGGAGCGTTAAAGTATGTGTGGAATCATCGGATATGTTGGAGGTGAATCAGCGACCCCTATTTTAGTGGCCGGGCTACAACGGCTGGAATATCGAGGCTACGACTCCGCCGGGATTGCGATTCAACATAATGGAGAGTTGAAAATTCGAAGGACGGTGGGCAAGCTCACCAATCTTCAGGCCGTTTTGCAAAACGGGGCTGTGGCTGGAACAATAGGAATCGGTCATACGCGTTGGGCCACGCATGGTCGGCCATCTGAACAAAATGCCCATCCTCACCGTTCGGGAGAGATTGTTCTCGTCCATAACGGAATCATTGAAAATTTTCTTGATCTTCGCCATCGATTGGAATTAGAAGGCTATCGGTTTGAGTCTGAAACCGACACCGAGGTGATTGCGCACCTCTTGTCCTCGCTCACGATAAAAGGGCATGGGCTTCAAGAGGCAGTCAGATTAATTGCCAATGAGCTCAATGGGAGTTATGCCATTGCCGTAATGTCGCTGGCTGAACCGGGACGCATCGTCGTCAGTCGTTCAGGGTGTCCCCTGGTGATTGGTCAGAATGGAAAAGGAGCCTTTTTGGCCTCTGATGTCACGCCTCTCCTAGCCCATATTCGGGAGGTGGTGTTTCTCGAAGACGGAGATGTGGGCATTTTAGAAGACTCCGGTATCACTATTTTTGATTCCGATGGCCAACCGAAAAGCTTCAACCCTGTTACCATTGATTGGGATGCTGAGGCGGCTGAAAAGGGGGGCTATCCGGATTTCATGATGAAGGAAATTCACGAACAGCCACAAGTGATCATGGATACGCTTCGGGGCCGGTTTCAATATGAAACGGGCGAAGCGGATCTTCCGGATTTGGCCATGACTGACGAGGAGTTGCTTAACGCCAGGCGAATCTGGATCGTGGCGTGTGGGACGTCTTGGCACTCAGGGCTCGTCGGGAAATATTTATTTGAAGAAATGATTCGACGCCCCGTTCAGGTGGATATTGGTTCAGAGTTCCGGTACCGGGAGCCTATGATTCAAAAGGACGATTTGTTTATTGCCATTTCACAATCAGGCGAGACGGCGGACACATTGGCGGCTGCACGGGAAGCCAAGCACCGAGGAGCCCGAGTCCTGGCGATTGTGAATGTGGTGGGAAGTACGCTGGCTCGCGAAGCCGATGGGGTGATTTATACGAGATGTGGTCCTGAGATTAGTGTGGCTTCCACGAAAGCTTTTACCGGGCAGGTGATTGCCCTCTATCTCTTGGCCTTGCATGTGGGACGAGTGCGTCGCACGTTAAGTCCGGAGGAAGGGCGATGGTGGTTGGATCATTTTCTCAAGCTTCCCGGCCAAGTCGAGCATATTCTCAAGCAGGAAGCGTCGATCCAAGCGATTGCCCAGCGGTATTATCAAAAACGAAATTTTTTGTATTTGGGACGGGGGATTAACTATCCCATTGCCCTGGAAGGTGCCTTGAAACTCAAAGAAATCTCTTATATCCATGCCGAGGGATATGCGGCGGGGGAGATGAAACATGGTCCCATTGCATTGATTGATGAGGACATGCCTGTGGTTGTACTATCGCCGAAAGATCGGCTCTACGAAAAGTCTGTCAGTAATCTGATGGAAGTGCGCGCCAGGAGTGCCCCCGTGATTGCATTTGTGACCGAAGGGGATCATGCCTTGGATCAGGTTGCCGATCACGTGTTCGCGATTCCTGCTGTCCATGCCCTCTTGACCCCGATTCTATTTACCGTCGGCCTTCAACTGCTGGCCTATCATATTGCGGTGTTGCGAGGGGTAGATATTGACCGTCCGAGGAATCTTGCCAAGAGTGTGACGGTTGAGTAAGGCGTCCTTCAGACTTCCCACCAGAGTCTTTCCTGCTTGGTTCTCACGGCTTCTATCACGTGGAGAGTATTGAATCATGGAGACCATGATTGTGACCGGAGGCGCTGGTTTTATTGGCGCCAATTTTGTCCGGATGGCCCTTCAAAGGACCGAGGCACGAATTGTCGTTGTGGACAAATTGACGTATGCGGGTCATCGAGAAAATCTTGATGGATTGTGGGACCATCCTCGTCTTGTGTTTATCCAGGCAGATATTGCCGATGCGGGTGAGATGACCAGGATTATGGGTTCATTTTCTCCCAGGTGGTTACTGAATTTTGCCGCTGAATCGCATGTGGACCGGTCTATTGACGACCCCTATCCCTTTATTCATACCAATGTCACGGGTACCCTGGTCTTATTAGACGTGGTCCGGCGATTTCTGAATCAGGGACATCCTGATCATCGCCAACGTTTTCGGTTCCTGCATGTTTCAACTGATGAAGTATATGGGACGTTGGGGCCGACAGGGTTGTTCTCCGAAGAGACCCCTTATGCCCCCAATTCACCCTATGCGGCGTCGAAAGCCAGCGCCGATCATTTGGTGCGGGCTTTTCATCACACGTATGGTCTTCCAATCCTGATGACTAATTGTTCCAATAACTATGGGCCTTATCAATTTCCCGAAAAGCTTATTCCTCTCATGGTCCTGAATGCCTTGGAAGGGAAGCCTCTTCCGATTTATGGGAACGGGCAGAATATACGGGACTGGTTGTTTGTGGAAGACCATTGTGAAGGCCTACTCCTGGTCCTTCAGGAAGGAACGCCTGGAGAAAAATATAACCTGGGCGGGCGATCGGAACGATCGAACCTTGATGTCGTGGACGCCCTATGCCGGATCTTGGAAGAGGTCGCCCCGGGTGGTTCCAATCCTTTTCTGTCTCAACGGGGTATCACACGATACGCAGACCTGAAAGTATTTGTGGCTGACCGTCCCGGGCATGATTTTCGTTATGGCATTGATACCACCAAAGTTCACTCGCAATTGGGGTGGAGCCCACGCCACTCTTTCGAGTCTGGGTTGCAGCAGACGATTGAATGGTATGCTGCCAATCGTCAATGGTGTCACGCTGTGACCACGAACTCCTATCAACGGGAACGACTCGGGTTAGCCTCTGTCCCATCGATATAGGTGTGGAAACGTTCTCTTTTTTTGGCAAGGTAACATGAGAATGATAAAGATATTGGGATGCAAAGGGATACGATGAAGGGAATCATCCTAGCGGGTGGGTCGGGAACCCGACTCTATCCCTTAACCCACGCCGTCAGCAAACAACTCATGCCGGTTTTTGATAAACCGATGATCTATTATCCATTGTCGACTCTCATGCTGGCTGGAATCCGGGATATTTTGGTGATCACCACTCCGCATGAGCAGGAAGGGTTCGTCCGGTTGTTAGGTGATGGCAGTCATCTCGGGTTAACGATCTGCTACCAAGTGCAACCCCGTCCCGAAGGCATTGCGCAAGCCTTTGTGATTGGGCGTGAGTTTATTGGAAAGGATCGGGTGGCGCTCATTCTTGGGGATAATATTTTCTATGGGCATGGGCTGTCTCGCTATCTTCAGGAAGCGGCCTCTCAGGTCACAGGGGCTCAAGTTTTTGCCTACCAGGTACGGGATCCCGAACGATACGGTGTGGTGACCTTTAATGATCACGGCCAAGCCACCAGCCTGGAGGAAAAGCCCTCCTGTCCCAAGTCGCCCTATGCCGTAACCGGGTTATATTTTTATGACAATCGGGTCGTGAGTATCGCCGATTCTCTCAAGCCTTCGGCAAGAAATGAACTAGAAATTACGGATGTGAATAGAACCTATTTAGAAGCCGGATCGCTACAGGTGGGGGTGCTTGGGCGTGGCATTGCCTGGCTGGATACGGGGACTCACGAATCTCTCATGCAAGCCGCCCATTATATTCAAGTTTTACAAGAACGACAGGGCCTGATGGTTTCCTGTCCGGAAGAAATCGCATACAAAATGGGGTACATTCAGGCAGGTGACGTGTTCCGTTTAGCCACGAAAATGAAAGACAACGGGTACGGACAATACTTGTTGCATTTGGTCAATCAGCGGCAGGAGTAACCGGTTATGAAATTTCTCCCAACCCGGCTCCCGGAGGTTCTGATTGTGGAGCCAGATGTGTACCGGGACCAACGCGGATGGTTTTTAGAAACGTATCATATACACAAGTATCAGGAGGCAGGGATTCTGCCTCCATTTGTCCAGGATAATTGCTCATCGTCGGTTCTCGGGACCCTTCGTGGGCTCCATTTTCAAATGACTTCTCCACAAGGGAAGCTCATTCGAGTGATCCGTGGGGAAATTTTTGATGTCGCAGTCGACATTCGAAAGGGGTCTCCGACCTTTGCCTCATGGGTGGGGGTGACCTTATCGGCAGAGGATTTCAGACAAATTTATGTTCCCATGGGGTTTGCCCATGGATTTTGTGTTCTCAGCGAAGTGGCGGAAGTCGAGTATAAATGTACGGATGTCTACGCCCCTGGCGGTGAAGTGACCATTCGATGGAATGATCCCCGTATTGGCATTCAATGGCCGATCGAACAGCCACTTCTCTCTGCAAAGGATGCTGCCGGGCAGGGACTTGACGAACTGTCCGACCAGCTTCCGGATTATCAACCATGAGGCAGAGTCGAATTTTAATCACAGGGGCTCAAGGGCAATTAGGGCAGGCGCTCCAACGGCAATATGCCGACCACGAGGTCACGGCCTGGGACCTCCAGGATTTGGATATCACACAGTTCGAGGAAGTCAGGAAAGCCCTTGATCAACTCCGACCACACATCGTCATCAATGCGGCCGCATTTACGCAGGTGGACGAAGCAGAAGTTAAGCAGGATGCCGCATACCGGGGCAATGCCCTGGGCCCAAGAAATCTTGCCGTGGTGACGAATGACTTGGGAATGACTCTTATTCATTTTTCCACCGATTATGTGTTTGATGGTCGGCAGAATCGGCCCTATCATGAATTTGATCGTACGAATCCTTTAGGCGTCTATGGGCATAGTAAATTAGCCGGTGAAGAGGCTGTGCGGGTCGCGAACCCACGACATTATATTGTGCGGACAGCTTGGCTATACCACACTGTAGGGAAGAACTTCCCCAGTACGATTTGTCGAATGGCGGGCCGAGAGGTCGTGAAAGTCGTCAGCGACCAGTATGGGTCACCGACCTTTGCCCCTCATCTTGCCCAGGCGGTATTCCAATTGGGTGAGACCGATGCGTTTGGGACCTATCATATGGCCGGTACCGGCGGAACGAGTTGGTATGAATTGGCCCAAACACTCTATCAGGCGTTGGATATTCAAACCTCGGTTGTGCCGATAGCGACTGCTCAATTTCCTCGCCCGGCCCGGCGGCCATCCTATGCGGTGCTGACTTCTTTACAGGACCCTTTGATTAAGTTACCGCCCTGGGAAGAGGGCGTTCGCGATTTTGCCAGTCAGTGGAAAGGCTAGGGGTCGTCATTCGTTCTGTGAATCATCTTTTCCCTGATCATCAGCTATCAGAAAGGCATTCCTAAACGATGGGTTACATCGAGGCGGTGGTGCTTGCGGTCATTCAAGGACTCACGGAATTCCTTCCGGTATCCTCATCCGGACATTTAGTTCTGGCTCAACACTGGTTTGGTCATTTTAGTGAGACCAATTTGTTGTATGACATCATGTTGCATCTCGCGACGGTGACTGCGATCCTGGTGTATTTCCGTCAGGATCTCCTCACCTTGGGTTTGGGTTATGTTGGATGGACAACAACCCAAGGCAGCCTGTTTCAAGGATTTGAGCGACGCACCATTCATTATGTTCTGATCGCGTCGATCCCTACGGCGATCATTGGATTAGGTATTCGATCGATCGGTCTTGAAACGCTGGTTCAGCCCTCCATCGTGGCTGTGATGTTGTTGGTTACCGGTGTGATTCTCTGGTTGGGGCACGGGAGAAGTCGTGCCAGGGGTATTCAGGACATGAGCATTCGGGATGCCCTGGCGATTGGCATGGTACAAGGTGTGGCGGTCTTTCCCGGGATTTCCCGGTCCGGATCAACCATAGCCAGCGGAGTGTTGTTGGGGTTGGATCGGGAATTATCGGCCCGGTTTTCTCTTCTGATTTCCATGCCTGCTATTGTGGGGGCAACGATCCTAGAAATTGGGAAAGGAATGGATCAGATTCATGACCCGATAGGCGTTTATCTCGTCGGAATGGTCGTCGCGGCTTTGGTGGGGTATGGATCTATTTCGTTGATTATTAAACTCGTTAGACAGGATCACTTCCATTTATTCGCTTATTATCTGTGGCCACTCGGAATAAGCATCCTTCTTTGGGATTCTTTGAAATAGATCCTGCTGTCTCCTTACCCTCTGTCATTCGCTGTGCTTACATCTCCTCTTCCATGTCCTTCTTTGTTCGGCGTGCCACGCCGGAGTCGATAGCAGCCTGAGAGACCGCCTTAGCGACCTTGGGTACCACCTGTTTGTCGAACACGCTGGGAATGATATATTCCTCACTGAGTGCGGAGTCAGGAATCATCTTGGAGAGGGCATGAGCCGCAGCAATGAGCATCGGTTCATTAATCGTTTTGGATTGCACATCAAGGGCTCCACGAAAGATGCCGGGAAATGACAAGAGATTGTTGCATTGATTGGGATAATCCGATCGCCCGCTGGCATAGACGCGACAGTGGGGAATGGCAGCCTCCGGCAGGATTTCAGGGTCAGGATTGGCTAAGGCAAACACAATGGGATCCTTGGCCATGAGTGCTAAGTCTTCGGGCTTTAAAATGTTGGCTGTGGAAAGACCAATCACCACATGGGCGTCTTTCAGGGCGTCCTGAAGGGTTCCGGTTGGCTGATCATACTGAATGATGCTGCGAAGCGTATGGCGATGTGGCAGAATTTCTTCCACCGGGCGATCCAACACCAGCCCCTGCTTGTCGCATCCCTTGATCCTGCTGACTCCGGCTCCTAAAAGTAATTCACAGCAGGCCGTGCCTGCGGCTCCCAATCCGAGCACCACAACGGTAATTTCATTGATGGTTCGGCGTGTGACTTTTAAGGCATTGAGAAGCGCACCCAAAATGACCACAGCCGTTCCATGCTGGTCATCATGCATGACCGGAATATCCAGTTCGGCTTGCAGTCGTCGCTCAATGTCAAAGCATCGGGGGGCACTAATGTCTTCCAGGTTAATGCCCCCAAATGACGGAGAGATGGCGAGCACCGTCCGGATAATCTCTTCTGAGTCCTGGGTTTTGAGACAGAGAGGCCAGGCATCAATACCGGCAAATTGATGGAACAACATGGCTTTGCCTTCCATGACCGGTAAGGCCGCGAGAGGGCCGAGATTTCCTAAGCCCAATATGGCCGATCCGTCTGTCACGACAGCAATGCTGTTACTTTTCGTCGTAAAGGAATAGGCTTTTTTTTCATCCGCGGCAATAGCTTTGACGACGCGCCCGACTCCAGGCGTATAGACCATGGACAGAGTATTTCGGGTTTTGACCGGGAACTTGCTTTCCACCCGGATTTTCCCGCCTAAATGCATGAGGAAAATCCGATCCGATGAGGCGATGACCCGAACATCCGCTAACGAATTCAGGCGTTTCATGACCCGTTCGCCATGTTCTTCACTCTGGACATCCAGAGTAATATCCCGGATCACTTTGGTGCGAGTGGCCGAGACCATATCGTACGCGCCCAAGCTGGCACCCTCTTCTGCGATGGCGGTGGCTAATTGGGCAAAGACGCCGGTGCGTTGAGTCAATTCTAATCGCACGGCCATCCGGTAATTGGAATAGGGGCCGATATCTTGTGAGGAACTTTGCCCATTTTGCTGTCGCTTAAAAAAATTCCACACCAAGGAGTCCCTCCTCTTCAGTTGCGCAATGGATCAATTTTGATCGCGTTACCCATAAGCTCCAGACCTTTTTCTTATATTGTATCGGATTATTCAAGTTAGGGGTATGTGCGGGAGACTGAACAAGGCCATTACTATTGGTGGGAGCTCGTTTAAGGAATGAAGGAATAAGGACGGGGTTCCTCCGGGGAGGTGAGCCAAAATTACAGCGCGCGCTCCGTAGGGCGTGACCTTACATTCGGCAATAGGGCCCAAAAACGCGCAGCCCGGGGCGTGGTCCGTGCGAAACCTTTCGATGCGCGCCAAACCTAGCGGCGGCGCAACCCGGGTTGCTCAGACAACGCCCGCCATAATTCTGGATTGAGCTCCGCGTCTCGGCCATGCCAAAAGGCCGATATAATTGTGAATAACAATAGAGTAGGTCAGTGAGATAGCTAGTAGCCTATGTCATACTCCCAGGACGGGAGGTATGAAGTGTATCCGTGGCGGGTGCGGTATGGTTTGTTTTGGCAGGGTGCCGATCATGGTATCTTCTCTGGTAGTTAAAATAAGTAACTTTTTTGTATTTGTGAACCCTCTCTTATGGAATCAGATAATACAGTCGAGCTCCTCCCAGATACCCGCCCGGCCCTTCAAGAAGAAATTCAATTCTCCGGTTGGCTGACCGGCCTGTGTCTGTTGTTCTGCGCAGGGGGGCTGGGATTGCTCTTTTGGGCGGTGACGCTTTCCGATGATGTGCGCCTGGCATCACCTGCAAGCCGTGATCTTGAGCGGATCGCCAGTCGGATGTTGGGTTTTGAATCTCGCCTGCCTGAACTCTCCTCGTTTGAACAGGTGATGTACCATTTGGGGGGACAGGACGGGGAGACGCTGGGGCAAATCCAACTTTGGTATGAAGAAAGGGTGGATGATCAATCCTCACCATTGGATAAATTGTATTTGGGCATGCTCTATGGCGAAGCCGGGTTGACCGACCAATTCAAGCAGTTTGTGATGAGTTGGAGTATGGAGCACAATTCGCCTGCTCTTTTTCGTCGATTGTTGGAAGTGGGATATGGGCAGAGCCAAACGTCACCTGCTGAGTATGTCTTCTTGCAGGCGCAGTTAGCCGAGGAGGTCCCCGCAAATTGGTTTTACTTTCATCTTGCGCGACGAATAGCCGTTCAGGCCGGTGATCAAGATTTACAGGAAAATCTGCAATTACAAGAGTATCAGTTGACCGACCCCCCATTATGGAGATGGCGCGTGTTATTGATGGGTGAGGTTGTGGTGATTGGGTTTGGGGTGGTGTTCTTTCTTCGTCTGGGTTTCGTTCGCTTGAAAGGCCGGAGTTCCCAGTCCCAAACCGACTTCGCTGCCTGGCGCATTCCCTGGACCTTCCGGGAGGGTATCGCGGTTTTAGCCCGTGGAGGTGCCCTGACGATTCTGTTGATGGGGCTGGTGGCGGTGATGCCTGATGGCATAGAAATTATTGAAGATTTCGGGATTGCTTTACTGTATCTTCCTCCCGTCGTCCTGACCGCTATGCTGTTGTGCCGAACCAGGAAACAATCGTTGCTACAGGTGGTGGGCTGTTCGAATGTGTGGCAACGTTTGAAATCCGGTCTGCCATTGATCGTGATGTTGGTGACGCTTGGCCTTGTTGGGGACTGGCTGATTATGCTCGGGGGGGATGCGTTTCAATCTTCGGTCCATTGGACAGAATGGTTTGTCCCGCAGCTGATTTGGGGAACGAGGATGGAACTCATCAAAACCACAATCGACTTTGTTCTTCTGGCGCCCTTTTTCGAAGAACTCATTTTCCGGGGAATTCTCTATACGACCCTTCGAACCAAATTCAGTTTTCCCCTCTCCATGGTCGCAAGTGGATTGATTTTCGCCTTGGCCCATGGCTATGGGCTGATCGCGTTTCTGACGGTTTTCTGGAGTGGGTTGTTGTGGGCATGGGCCTACGAACGAACCGGGAGTGTGATTCCCGGCATGGTGGCGCATGCCGTCAATAACGGGGTGGTGGTGTATTCTCTGGTCTCATTTTTCCGCTAACAATGATCAGGGAGCTGTTTGTTGTGAGGTGTTGTCATGATGATGGATGCCGTTCAATGTCGTCCAAGGCCTGATAGAGATCAGGAAATCGAATGGTATAGTGAAGGGTAGTGAGGAGTTTGTGAATGGAGACCTGTTTGCCGCCTTCCCGAGGAGGCGTGAGTGGGGGAATGGGCATGCTCCACTTTTCTGACGCAATTGAGAAAATCTCCGACCAGGTCCGTGGGGTCCCATCGCTAGCCAGATACGTGGTCCCGTTCTGAGCCCGTTCCAGGGCTCGCAAACAGATGCCTGCCGCATCTTCTACATGGAGGAGATTGACCCATTTTGGAGTATTGCGAATCCTGCCTTTTCTCATCCAATCCAACACATGACGGCCTGGCCCGTATAATCCTGCCAGTCGAATGACCACAGCGCCCAGTTGTGTCCGGAGATATTCTTCTCCTTGGACCCGAGGAAGGTCCATGTTGACCGGAGTCTGTTCCGTGACGGCTTCGCAGTTCGTGCCATAGGCGGATGTGCTTCCCATCACCAGAATTCTACCGGACTCCTTGGGACGGCTGCTGAAGAATTTCTGAACCACATTCAATGGCGTTGCAGGAAAACACCAGATGAGATGGGCCGGGCTGGGAATGGATCGCCAGGTTTCAGGCCGGGTCAGGTCAAAATGAATTCGATGTGCAGGTGAAATATCCGAGAGATGGACATCCGGCATTCGGCTTGTCGCGAAAACGATCCATCCTGCTTCACAAGCCTGGTGATAGATTCGTCGACCGGTATAGCCCGTGCCAAGAATGACGAGTGGATCATGGTAAAGGGAATTATGGCTCAAGGAAGAGGTCTTATCCGAATGTGTGATTGGGAAGAGAAATTTTTCAAAAGCCAGGGCTTACCCTGATTGGGGCTTGCTGGAATTCCGACATTATTCATTCTGTTCTGAGACATATTGTTGGGCGTATCGGATGTAGTT
This region includes:
- a CDS encoding DUF502 domain-containing protein, with the translated sequence MNTLRASLRRYFLTGLLVITPIWGTILILKTLFVTVDSILGTALADLVLPDYYFPGLGILALLLLIFSAGVFATNFLGKRLVVRWEEILDRVPIVRGIYATLKSMMDILSFKQREKYNKVVMIQFPKEGNYCLSFVTGETRKEIQNLAPEPLVHVFVPTSPNPTSGYFLLVPESEIIPVDMGVEEAMKLIVSGGFYSPPDKSSSIEIAKKRDRMTLKDSPKVQTP
- the glmU gene encoding bifunctional UDP-N-acetylglucosamine diphosphorylase/glucosamine-1-phosphate N-acetyltransferase GlmU encodes the protein MSGKNSTAAMILAAGQGTRMKSALPKVLHRVAGRPMLWYAANLARQVTTQTVAIVVGHGSEKVQAYLEQEKANFEPFEVVIQEKQLGTGHAVQQAYPVCTRNDAKQADQFLILNGDSPLLTQATLTSLVDYHQSEKAGLTILTTVIPESHGYGRVVRGPSGEIRRVVEDQDCSAEERSIPEINVGTYVVDGNFLGKALSQLRPQNAQGEYYITDIIGMAVQQGLKVVAWITNDHLETTGINTREQLALAEKEMRRRICQRLMLSGVTMLDPERVIIDDGVEVGRDTSLYPGVILEGRTVIGANCVIHGNSRLNNCRVGNNVLIQDSCVLLEAKIEEGAVIGPFAHLRPGSHIHRKGKVGNFVELKQTEVGEGSKVNHLSYLGDTMIGRNVNIGAGTITCNYDGFRKARTQIEDNVFIGSDVQLIAPVTIGEGALIAAGTTVTKNVPPNALGISRVAQVNKEGTAAKRREILASSSEKEHGDPAEPSFRPNPQEQKGPV
- the glmS gene encoding glutamine--fructose-6-phosphate transaminase (isomerizing) codes for the protein MCGIIGYVGGESATPILVAGLQRLEYRGYDSAGIAIQHNGELKIRRTVGKLTNLQAVLQNGAVAGTIGIGHTRWATHGRPSEQNAHPHRSGEIVLVHNGIIENFLDLRHRLELEGYRFESETDTEVIAHLLSSLTIKGHGLQEAVRLIANELNGSYAIAVMSLAEPGRIVVSRSGCPLVIGQNGKGAFLASDVTPLLAHIREVVFLEDGDVGILEDSGITIFDSDGQPKSFNPVTIDWDAEAAEKGGYPDFMMKEIHEQPQVIMDTLRGRFQYETGEADLPDLAMTDEELLNARRIWIVACGTSWHSGLVGKYLFEEMIRRPVQVDIGSEFRYREPMIQKDDLFIAISQSGETADTLAAAREAKHRGARVLAIVNVVGSTLAREADGVIYTRCGPEISVASTKAFTGQVIALYLLALHVGRVRRTLSPEEGRWWLDHFLKLPGQVEHILKQEASIQAIAQRYYQKRNFLYLGRGINYPIALEGALKLKEISYIHAEGYAAGEMKHGPIALIDEDMPVVVLSPKDRLYEKSVSNLMEVRARSAPVIAFVTEGDHALDQVADHVFAIPAVHALLTPILFTVGLQLLAYHIAVLRGVDIDRPRNLAKSVTVE
- the rfbB gene encoding dTDP-glucose 4,6-dehydratase: METMIVTGGAGFIGANFVRMALQRTEARIVVVDKLTYAGHRENLDGLWDHPRLVFIQADIADAGEMTRIMGSFSPRWLLNFAAESHVDRSIDDPYPFIHTNVTGTLVLLDVVRRFLNQGHPDHRQRFRFLHVSTDEVYGTLGPTGLFSEETPYAPNSPYAASKASADHLVRAFHHTYGLPILMTNCSNNYGPYQFPEKLIPLMVLNALEGKPLPIYGNGQNIRDWLFVEDHCEGLLLVLQEGTPGEKYNLGGRSERSNLDVVDALCRILEEVAPGGSNPFLSQRGITRYADLKVFVADRPGHDFRYGIDTTKVHSQLGWSPRHSFESGLQQTIEWYAANRQWCHAVTTNSYQRERLGLASVPSI
- the rfbA gene encoding glucose-1-phosphate thymidylyltransferase RfbA, with translation MKGIILAGGSGTRLYPLTHAVSKQLMPVFDKPMIYYPLSTLMLAGIRDILVITTPHEQEGFVRLLGDGSHLGLTICYQVQPRPEGIAQAFVIGREFIGKDRVALILGDNIFYGHGLSRYLQEAASQVTGAQVFAYQVRDPERYGVVTFNDHGQATSLEEKPSCPKSPYAVTGLYFYDNRVVSIADSLKPSARNELEITDVNRTYLEAGSLQVGVLGRGIAWLDTGTHESLMQAAHYIQVLQERQGLMVSCPEEIAYKMGYIQAGDVFRLATKMKDNGYGQYLLHLVNQRQE
- the rfbC gene encoding dTDP-4-dehydrorhamnose 3,5-epimerase, whose product is MKFLPTRLPEVLIVEPDVYRDQRGWFLETYHIHKYQEAGILPPFVQDNCSSSVLGTLRGLHFQMTSPQGKLIRVIRGEIFDVAVDIRKGSPTFASWVGVTLSAEDFRQIYVPMGFAHGFCVLSEVAEVEYKCTDVYAPGGEVTIRWNDPRIGIQWPIEQPLLSAKDAAGQGLDELSDQLPDYQP
- the rfbD gene encoding dTDP-4-dehydrorhamnose reductase — protein: MRQSRILITGAQGQLGQALQRQYADHEVTAWDLQDLDITQFEEVRKALDQLRPHIVINAAAFTQVDEAEVKQDAAYRGNALGPRNLAVVTNDLGMTLIHFSTDYVFDGRQNRPYHEFDRTNPLGVYGHSKLAGEEAVRVANPRHYIVRTAWLYHTVGKNFPSTICRMAGREVVKVVSDQYGSPTFAPHLAQAVFQLGETDAFGTYHMAGTGGTSWYELAQTLYQALDIQTSVVPIATAQFPRPARRPSYAVLTSLQDPLIKLPPWEEGVRDFASQWKG